TCACCAAACTAAGGTGCACATTTGGTTATTGCTGTGTAATTTTAGGTGACTGGCAGGCAATTAAATTAAATGTAGGAAAACTGAAATGTCAACcaaccatatatatatgttctaAGATTCTGCAAGGTAGCATCCCTACAGATTCAGCAAACTACCATTAGGACCTGGAGGCTCCTTCTCATCCTTGTTGTCACCCTTATCCATGGAGTGGTGGCGGCGTCAAGGCTTCATACAGTATGAATCATCTGCCCGGCGATGACTTCTCCAGGACTCTGGTCCCTATGGATCTCAGTCTTAATGATTTCCTGTCCACAGGCAACAACATCAGACTATCTTCAGTAtcggagcagaggaggaggtgtCCCATAGATTTGTGTCTAATTGTTTGTTGTTGGAATTTAGGGGTGTAATGAGCCAAGGCCCAAGCCCGTTTAACAATTATTTCTGATCAAATCTCAAATGCCCATTAGGTGGTTCCTACTGGCACTCACTCGTGCGGCTCATCATTTTCGTACATGTAATACAAAGGTTCGCTAAAaaacgtactccctccgtcccatattaagtgccgaaatattacatgtatctaaacgctttttaggtatggatacatacatatttctcttaatatgggacggagggagtaacttacAAAGGTGTTTTGCTATAAGCTTTCCCAATGATTTCTCTTAATtagtacttcctctgatcataaattgttgtcgaaatattacatgtatctagacgtttttaaaaaatagatacattcatattggtcaaatttgagtcaagaatttaggatcacaAGGAGTACCGTACCAATGATATGTGTATATCATTCGGATACATCTGCATACAATTAACTGATACTAAATCATATAAAGCGGATATGTATCCAATTATTTTCATCCTGCTAATACCATATCTATTTAAGTGCCAATGCACCATTCACTTTTCTTCAGCAATCACCACAGTTGATCCGAAAGCTTCAAAACCGAATAGACCGATCCAAAGGTGCTTACACAGCCACTGAAACCATGAGAACctgcagcctcctcctcctcatcatcggCGTGGTTTACCCTGCTGCCACATCCGCAGGGGAATTTTGGTACCCAATCGGAAACGTCAACAACCCACACGTCCAGGAGCTGGGCAAATGGGCGGTGACGGAGCACGCCAAGAATGCGCATGACGGGCTCAGGTTCAGCAAGGTGACCAGCGGCGAGGAGCAGGACGTGGCCGGCGTGAAGTATCGCCTCTCCATCGACGCAGTGCAGGGCAATGGCAAGGTCGGGAAATACAGCACCGTGTTAATTGAGGAGCCTAGGAGCAACACGCGCACTCTCATCTCCTTCGCTC
This is a stretch of genomic DNA from Brachypodium distachyon strain Bd21 chromosome 1, Brachypodium_distachyon_v3.0, whole genome shotgun sequence. It encodes these proteins:
- the LOC100828660 gene encoding putative cysteine proteinase inhibitor 7, with translation MRTCSLLLLIIGVVYPAATSAGEFWYPIGNVNNPHVQELGKWAVTEHAKNAHDGLRFSKVTSGEEQDVAGVKYRLSIDAVQGNGKVGKYSTVLIEEPRSNTRTLISFAPAGN